The Candidatus Obscuribacterales bacterium genome contains the following window.
TTTTGAGGGCGATGTATTGCCCACCGTCTGGCAGGGAAAAGGTGCGATCGACGTGGTCAATTTCAACGAAAATAGACATGGTTGATACTCGGCCTCAGCCATAGAGAAACGGTTGAATACGCAAAGCTTCGTGGTACTGGAGATATAAGCTTGAGAACAACTAGCTTTACCGTTCGTGGAATCTGAACCACTGAGAACAGCCAGATCCATCAAACAGGCGATCGCCTAGCTTTTCTGCTCTTCAGGAACAACTAGCTTACTGAGGTAGGTGATGAATTTATCCAGCAAGAGTCCTACAATCCCCACATAGATAATCGCGATGATAATGTCGCTGACCCGAGAGCTGTTCCAAGCGTCCCAGATAAAGAAACCAATACCAACGCCACCAATCAGCATCTCTGCGGCAATAATGGCGAGCCAGGAAAGACCAATGCCAATTTTCAGCCCGGTAAAAATATAGGGAACGGTGGACGGAAAGAGCACCTTGAAAAAGTAGGTGGTGCGGCTCAGGCGCAAAACCCGAGAGACGTTGTTGTAGTCTTGGGGAATTTGCAGCACTCCTTCCGTTGTGTTGATAATAATCGGCCAGATAGCGGTAATAAAGATGACAAAAATTGCCGAGGGATTAGCCTGCTGGAATCCGGCCAAGGAAATCGGCAGCCAGGCCAAGGGCGGAACGGTTCTCAGTACCTGGAAAATTGGATCCAGGGCTTGATACATTAACTTATTAGTGCCTACCAGAATGCCTAGCCCAATGCCCACCACAGCCGCTAGGGAAAAGCCTAGAGCAACCCGCTGCAAACTGGTCAGAATCTGCCAAAACAGACCTTTATCAATCCCGCCATTGTCAAAGAAGGGATCGACAATTAACTCCCAGGTATCTTCTAACGTGCGAACCGGACTGGGAAGATTGGCATCTGGACTCATGGTTAACAGTTGCCACACAACCAAAAAGATCACCACGGCGATCGCTGGGGGAATCAAGTCCTTGACTCGTTTATAGGCCCACTGCAGCAGCGGTTGAAAAGCAAATTTAGATCGTCGTCGCTTCATGCTTACAGGTGCGGTCATCTCAGATACCTCTCGAAGTTAAAACACGTTGGGTAGAACTAGGCGTCGGAATCCAAACTCAAACCAATGGCTGATAAAGAAGCAGCCCCTAGAACGATGCGATCGCCCTAGGGGGCTGAAGAGCTACACTCGTTTAATGGCTAGGCTATCAAGGTAAGCCTGCGGATCGGCTGGATCAAATTGAATGCCGTCAAAGAAAGTTTCAACACCACGAGAAGGATCAGCAGGAATCGCTGCTTCTTGTCCAATAGCGATCGCCGCTTCCCGCCATAGATCTTCACGGTTTACGGCATCAACCATGGCAGTGATGTCGGTATCTGGCGGTAGGTAGCCCCAGCGAATATTTTCGGTGAGGAACCAGACATCATGACTCTTGTAAGGATAAGACGCATTATCTTCCCAATATTTCTGCATCAGATCGGGTTGATCGAGCACCTTACCTGTACCGTAGTCAAATGTACCCACGGAGCGATCGATGATGTCATCATAGGGCACGTTAAACCAGGCCCGCTTGGACAAGATTTGACACATCTCTTCTTTATTTTCTGCCTGGCTACACCAAATTTGGGCTTCTAAGGTAGCCTTCAGCAAAGCCTTAGCGGCATTGGGGTTTTGATCCACCCAGTCGGCTCTCATACCGAATGCCTTTTCTGGGTGATCTTTCCAGAGTTCACCCGTGGTGAGGGCATTATAGCCAATCTCCTGGTTCACCGTTTGCAAGGGCCAAGGTTCTCCCACACAGAAAGCATCCATGTTGCCTACTTTCACATTAGCGACCATTTGCGGAGGTGGCACCACGATGGTGGAGACATCATTATCGGGATCAATACCGCCTGCTGCTAGCCAATAGCGGATCCACAGATCGTGGGTACCGCCAGGGAAGGTCATGGCTGCTTTAACTTCTTGTCCCGCTGCTTTCCGTTCAGCAAAGACCTCTTTCAGCGGGCTACTATCTACACCAACTTCCAAGTCGAGATAGTCATTGGATAAACAAATCCCCTGACCATTCACATTCAAACGAGCCAGGATATACATGGGAACCTTGCGCCCGTCGGTGACAATACCTTCAGAAATCAGGTAAGGCATAGGGGTGAGAATATGGGCTCCGTCAATGCCGCCGCCTTCAGACCCCAGCACCAGGTTGTCACGGGTAGTGCCCCAGGATGCCTGCTTTTCAACCGATACCTCGGTCATGCCGTATTTAGCAAAGAAACCTTTTTCCTGGGCAATGATCAGGGGAGCCGAGTCGGTGAGGGCAATGAAGCCTAGTTTTGCCGCAGTTACTTCTGGCGCATCAGCCGGATCGATATCTACTGCCTCGACCGTCGAAGTGTCGCTATCGGATCCAGATGAGCAAGCGTTAAGAAGAAATGTACCCGCAGCCGTAGCGCTAGCGGTCAAAATAAACTTGCGTCTAGAAAGTCGAGTCATGGGCGGTTTCCTGATCCTTCGTTATCAAATAATGGAAATAGAACTATCGAGCAAGGGCGATCGCCTTCTGCCCGATCACTGAAAAAGCCTGATGCGCTGAGCTGCCTAGAACAGAGCGGCTAGGCAGACACCTTAGGTTGCGCACCAAAGGTATCCATCAGAATCTTCGTCAACACAGACTTGAGGTCTTCACAGGGAATTCCTTTCATCACACAGGTACCAAGGTGGGCATCCTTACCCACTTTGCCACCCATGTAAATATCAACACCATCAACTGCCTTACCGTTTTTCCGAGCTTTCGTGCCCATCAAACCGATCTCTGCAACCTGCGGTTGACCGCAGGAGTTGGGGCACCCCGTCCAGTGCATCCGCACCGACTTGGGAATCTCTAGCTCAGCCTCTAGCTCCTGCACCAGAGCAACAGCTCGGCTTTTGGTTTCAATCAGAGCAAAGTTACAGAACTGGGCTCCGGTGCAAGAGACCAGCGATCGCATCAGGGGAGTTGGATTCACCGAAAAGCGATCGCTCAATAGAGGTTCAGCTAAGCAAGCCTCCAGGCGAGAATCAGGGATATGGGGAATGATGACATTCTGCTCCACCGTGAGGCGCAGTTCCCCAGTTCCATAGACCTCTGCCAAGCGAGCCAGCTCATTCATATCTGAGGCATAGAGCCGACCCACAGGGATATGAATACCCAGGTAGTTGAAACCAGCTTGGGCTTGGGGATAGACGCCAATATGGTCGCGCTTATCCCAGTCCAATTCATCCTTAGGCGCAGCCGGAGCCAGCGATCGCCCCATGCGCTCCTCCACCGCAGTCCGGAATCGCTCTAGCCCCCAATCATCAATCAGCCACATGAGCCGAGACTTTTGACGATTGGCCCGCAGACCGTGATCTCGGTATACCTCCAAAATGGCACGGCATACCGCCACCACATCCTCCGGCGAGACCCAAGCATT
Protein-coding sequences here:
- a CDS encoding CmpA/NrtA family ABC transporter substrate-binding protein, which translates into the protein MTRLSRRKFILTASATAAGTFLLNACSSGSDSDTSTVEAVDIDPADAPEVTAAKLGFIALTDSAPLIIAQEKGFFAKYGMTEVSVEKQASWGTTRDNLVLGSEGGGIDGAHILTPMPYLISEGIVTDGRKVPMYILARLNVNGQGICLSNDYLDLEVGVDSSPLKEVFAERKAAGQEVKAAMTFPGGTHDLWIRYWLAAGGIDPDNDVSTIVVPPPQMVANVKVGNMDAFCVGEPWPLQTVNQEIGYNALTTGELWKDHPEKAFGMRADWVDQNPNAAKALLKATLEAQIWCSQAENKEEMCQILSKRAWFNVPYDDIIDRSVGTFDYGTGKVLDQPDLMQKYWEDNASYPYKSHDVWFLTENIRWGYLPPDTDITAMVDAVNREDLWREAAIAIGQEAAIPADPSRGVETFFDGIQFDPADPQAYLDSLAIKRV
- a CDS encoding ferredoxin--nitrite reductase; this translates as MTNVINTSVQETVTLNKFEKLKAEKDGLAVKSELGHFAQLGWEAMDKTDRDHRLKWLGVFFRPVTPGKFMLRLRMPHGLITSQQFRLLGAIIQRYGDDGSGDITTRQNIQLRGICLEDIPGIFEQLEAAGLTSVQSGMDNVRNITGSPVSGIDAHELIDTRDLVQQVQDMITDRGQGNPEFTNLPRKFNIAIEGGRDNSVHAEINDIACVPAYRDGVLGFNVLVGGFFSAKRCEAAIPLNAWVSPEDVVAVCRAILEVYRDHGLRANRQKSRLMWLIDDWGLERFRTAVEERMGRSLAPAAPKDELDWDKRDHIGVYPQAQAGFNYLGIHIPVGRLYASDMNELARLAEVYGTGELRLTVEQNVIIPHIPDSRLEACLAEPLLSDRFSVNPTPLMRSLVSCTGAQFCNFALIETKSRAVALVQELEAELEIPKSVRMHWTGCPNSCGQPQVAEIGLMGTKARKNGKAVDGVDIYMGGKVGKDAHLGTCVMKGIPCEDLKSVLTKILMDTFGAQPKVSA
- the ntrB gene encoding nitrate ABC transporter permease encodes the protein MTAPVSMKRRRSKFAFQPLLQWAYKRVKDLIPPAIAVVIFLVVWQLLTMSPDANLPSPVRTLEDTWELIVDPFFDNGGIDKGLFWQILTSLQRVALGFSLAAVVGIGLGILVGTNKLMYQALDPIFQVLRTVPPLAWLPISLAGFQQANPSAIFVIFITAIWPIIINTTEGVLQIPQDYNNVSRVLRLSRTTYFFKVLFPSTVPYIFTGLKIGIGLSWLAIIAAEMLIGGVGIGFFIWDAWNSSRVSDIIIAIIYVGIVGLLLDKFITYLSKLVVPEEQKS